From the Flavobacteriales bacterium genome, one window contains:
- a CDS encoding pyridoxal phosphate-dependent aminotransferase, producing MPNISNKGTKMPESPIRKLVPFAEGAKKKGKTVFHLNIGQPDIESPKLALDAIHNFNHKVVEYSHSAGFESYRKGLATYYQKLGIDIDYHDVMVTTGGSEALLFGLNSCLDNGDEIIIPEPFYANYNGFSISAGVKVKPITTSINDGFALPAIEEFEKLITPQTKAIMICNPGNPTGYLYSKEELETLRDIVIKHDLFLFADEVYREFCYDGNTHHSVLNIEGLEQHAVVIDSTSKRYSMCGIRVGCLISKNKELMATALKFAQARLSPPTFGQVAGEAALSTPQSYFDEVSTEYVQRRDLLIEGLNKIEGVICPKPKGAFYCIAQLPVDNADKFAQWLLEEFDHEGKTLMVAPAAGFYSTPNTGTNQVRIAYVLNQEALTQAIVCLEKALEVYPGRIS from the coding sequence ATGCCAAACATCTCTAATAAAGGCACAAAAATGCCTGAATCACCAATACGAAAGTTAGTTCCTTTTGCTGAAGGTGCTAAAAAAAAGGGTAAAACGGTATTTCACCTCAACATAGGCCAACCCGATATAGAATCACCCAAATTGGCACTTGACGCCATACATAATTTCAATCATAAGGTGGTAGAGTATAGCCATTCGGCAGGCTTTGAAAGCTATAGAAAAGGCTTAGCAACTTATTACCAAAAATTAGGAATTGACATAGACTACCATGACGTTATGGTAACGACTGGTGGCTCTGAAGCCTTGCTGTTTGGACTAAATTCCTGTTTAGACAATGGCGATGAAATCATAATTCCAGAACCTTTCTACGCCAATTACAACGGTTTCTCAATTTCTGCAGGGGTAAAGGTTAAGCCCATTACAACAAGCATTAATGATGGCTTTGCCCTACCTGCTATAGAAGAATTTGAAAAACTGATTACGCCTCAAACCAAAGCTATTATGATATGCAACCCAGGTAATCCTACTGGCTATTTGTATTCAAAAGAAGAATTAGAAACATTAAGAGATATCGTTATAAAACACGACTTATTTTTGTTTGCTGACGAAGTTTACAGAGAGTTTTGCTACGATGGTAACACACACCATTCTGTATTGAACATTGAAGGCTTGGAACAACACGCCGTAGTTATAGATTCTACTTCTAAACGATACAGCATGTGTGGTATTCGTGTGGGCTGTTTGATTTCTAAGAATAAAGAGCTTATGGCGACGGCCTTAAAATTTGCTCAAGCCCGTTTGTCACCACCAACCTTTGGTCAAGTAGCTGGTGAAGCGGCACTTAGTACACCTCAATCTTATTTTGATGAAGTCAGTACGGAGTATGTTCAACGTAGAGATTTACTGATAGAAGGGCTGAATAAAATAGAAGGCGTGATATGTCCAAAACCTAAAGGAGCCTTTTATTGCATCGCTCAATTGCCGGTTGATAATGCCGATAAATTCGCTCAATGGCTATTGGAAGAATTTGACCATGAAGGCAAAACGCTTATGGTAGCACCAGCAGCAGGTTTTTATTCTACACCTAATACGGGAACAAATCAAGTGCGTATTGCTTATGTACTGAACCAAGAAGCCCTTACTCAAGCTATTGTTTGTTTAGAAAAAGCTCTTGAAGTTTATCCGGGAAGAATAAGCTAA
- a CDS encoding DUF1573 domain-containing protein encodes MKKIFLAIALISGFMVAQAQTKAPNEQQAVNGPKMEFETSVMDYGLIEHNADGKREFVLTNTGNAPLIISNAKGSCGCTVPTWPKAPIAPGESATIGVKYATNRIGKFTKTITLTTNAPEKTKILTIKGEVKKPVEAPAAPTKPKTSVLEVK; translated from the coding sequence ATGAAAAAGATATTTCTAGCAATAGCATTAATCAGTGGTTTTATGGTAGCACAAGCACAAACTAAAGCGCCTAATGAACAACAAGCTGTAAATGGTCCAAAGATGGAATTTGAAACCTCAGTTATGGATTATGGTCTTATCGAGCATAATGCAGATGGTAAAAGAGAATTTGTTTTGACTAATACAGGAAATGCACCTCTTATAATTTCTAATGCTAAAGGTAGTTGTGGATGTACTGTCCCTACTTGGCCAAAAGCACCAATTGCACCTGGCGAGTCTGCAACTATTGGAGTTAAATATGCTACTAACAGAATTGGAAAATTTACAAAAACAATTACGTTAACAACAAACGCTCCAGAAAAAACAAAGATTTTGACTATTAAAGGTGAAGTGAAAAAGCCTGTTGAAGCTCCAGCTGCACCGACAAAACCAAAAACTTCGGTTTTAGAAGTTAAATAA
- a CDS encoding valine--tRNA ligase: MSIPKTYDSNSAEAKWYDHWLAKGYFNSIPDSREAYTIVIPPPNVTGVLHMGHMLNNTLQDVLIRKARMQGFNACWVPGTDHASIATEAKVVQKLANEGIDKSDLSREEFMTHAWEWKEKHGGIILEQLKKLGASCDWNRTKFTMDDDMSESVIKVFVDLHRKGLIYRGVRMVNWDPSAQTALSDEEVIHKEVQSNLYHIRYKIEGTEEYLTVATTRPETILGDSAICVNPNDERYAHLKGKNAIVPLINRSVPIIFDDYVDMEFGTGALKVTPAHDINDYQLGDKHNLEVIDILNDDGTLNESAQLFVGKDRFVVRKEIAQELEKTKHLVEVESLVNKVGFSERTDVVIEPKLSMQWFFKMENFSKPALENVMNDTIKFHPEKFKNTYRHWMENIKDWCVSRQLWWGQQIPAYYYDGNNYVVAESIGEALAEAQKIKPDITISDLRQDEDVLDTWFSSWLWPISVFDGIRNPDNEEINYYYPTNDLVTAPEILFFWVARMIMSGYEYKGDLPFKNVYLTGIVRDKQGRKMSKSLGNSPDPIELIEKYGADGVRVGMLLSSPAGNDLPFDESLCEQGRNFSNKIWNATRLIKGWEVADIEQPESSKIAVEWFENKFQHTLELINDAYSKYRISEALMLTYRLVWDDFCSWYLESIKPDYQKPIDSKTLDNTISLMENLLKLLHPFMPFLTEEIWHLLANRSEDIIVSEWPKTSSIKNDVLSNFDYATEIVSAIRTIRKDKQIPNKDSLKLFIKTNEATSKSTDALVSRLANLSELSYTSDTIEGAFSFRVKSNEFFVPLSDNIDVGAELEKLRSELDYTQGFLKSVMGKLSNERFVNNAPEQVVAMERKKQSDAEAKIAVLQEQIKAIS, from the coding sequence ATGAGTATTCCAAAAACATACGATTCGAATAGTGCTGAAGCAAAGTGGTACGACCATTGGTTGGCAAAAGGTTATTTTAATTCTATTCCAGACAGTAGAGAGGCTTACACCATAGTCATTCCACCACCCAATGTAACGGGAGTTCTTCACATGGGGCATATGTTAAATAACACCTTGCAAGATGTATTAATTCGCAAAGCTCGTATGCAAGGTTTTAATGCGTGTTGGGTGCCTGGTACGGATCACGCTTCAATTGCAACAGAAGCTAAGGTTGTACAGAAGTTAGCGAACGAAGGTATCGACAAATCCGACTTAAGCAGAGAGGAGTTTATGACTCACGCTTGGGAGTGGAAAGAAAAGCACGGTGGAATTATCCTCGAACAACTTAAAAAGTTAGGGGCTTCTTGTGATTGGAATAGAACAAAGTTTACTATGGACGATGATATGAGTGAATCTGTCATCAAGGTATTTGTTGATTTACACCGAAAAGGGTTGATATATAGAGGCGTAAGAATGGTCAATTGGGACCCAAGCGCACAAACTGCTCTTTCTGACGAGGAGGTGATTCACAAGGAAGTGCAATCTAATTTATACCACATACGCTATAAAATTGAGGGTACTGAAGAATATTTAACGGTTGCCACAACTCGTCCAGAAACAATATTGGGTGATAGTGCCATTTGTGTCAATCCTAATGATGAACGTTACGCCCACCTCAAGGGCAAAAATGCCATTGTGCCACTTATTAACCGTTCTGTACCCATTATTTTTGATGACTATGTTGATATGGAGTTTGGTACAGGAGCATTGAAAGTTACTCCTGCTCATGATATCAATGATTATCAGCTTGGTGATAAACATAATTTAGAAGTCATAGATATACTCAACGATGACGGTACACTTAATGAATCTGCTCAATTATTTGTAGGAAAGGACCGATTTGTTGTAAGAAAAGAAATAGCTCAAGAGTTAGAAAAAACTAAGCATTTGGTTGAGGTGGAAAGTTTAGTTAATAAAGTTGGTTTTTCTGAAAGAACGGATGTTGTCATAGAACCTAAGTTATCTATGCAGTGGTTTTTCAAAATGGAAAACTTTTCTAAACCAGCTTTAGAAAATGTCATGAATGACACTATAAAATTCCATCCTGAAAAATTTAAAAATACCTACCGACACTGGATGGAAAACATCAAAGATTGGTGTGTTTCTAGACAATTGTGGTGGGGGCAACAAATTCCAGCTTATTATTATGATGGTAATAATTATGTAGTAGCCGAATCAATTGGAGAAGCACTAGCAGAGGCTCAAAAGATTAAGCCCGACATTACTATTTCTGATTTAAGACAAGATGAAGATGTATTGGATACTTGGTTTTCATCATGGTTATGGCCTATCTCTGTTTTTGATGGAATAAGAAATCCTGATAATGAAGAAATAAACTACTATTATCCTACTAATGATTTGGTAACAGCTCCTGAGATTTTATTCTTTTGGGTAGCTCGAATGATAATGTCTGGTTACGAGTACAAAGGAGATTTGCCTTTTAAAAATGTTTATCTGACAGGAATTGTACGTGATAAGCAAGGTAGAAAGATGTCTAAATCACTTGGAAATTCACCTGACCCTATTGAACTTATTGAGAAATATGGAGCGGATGGCGTTAGAGTAGGTATGCTTTTATCTTCTCCAGCAGGTAATGACTTGCCATTTGATGAATCTTTATGCGAGCAGGGTAGAAACTTCTCCAATAAAATATGGAATGCTACTCGCCTCATTAAAGGATGGGAAGTTGCTGATATAGAACAACCAGAATCCTCTAAAATAGCAGTTGAATGGTTCGAAAATAAATTTCAGCATACATTAGAATTAATTAATGATGCCTATTCCAAATATAGAATTTCAGAGGCTTTAATGCTAACATATCGATTGGTATGGGACGACTTCTGTTCATGGTATTTGGAGTCTATTAAGCCAGATTATCAAAAGCCTATCGATAGTAAAACTTTAGACAATACCATTAGCTTAATGGAAAATTTATTGAAGCTATTGCATCCTTTTATGCCTTTCCTAACCGAAGAAATATGGCATCTTTTAGCCAACAGGTCAGAAGATATTATTGTTTCTGAATGGCCAAAGACTTCTTCTATTAAAAATGATGTTCTTTCTAACTTTGACTACGCTACTGAAATAGTTTCTGCAATTCGTACAATAAGAAAAGATAAACAAATACCGAATAAAGACAGTCTAAAATTATTCATTAAGACTAATGAAGCTACTTCCAAGTCAACGGACGCTTTGGTTTCACGACTTGCCAATTTATCTGAACTGTCATACACCTCAGATACTATTGAAGGAGCATTTTCTTTTAGGGTGAAGTCCAACGAATTTTTTGTGCCATTATCGGATAATATAGATGTTGGAGCAGAGCTAGAAAAATTACGCTCAGAGTTGGATTATACTCAAGGCTTTTTAAAGTCAGTAATGGGCAAGCTTTCTAATGAACGTTTTGTGAACAATGCTCCTGAACAAGTTGTTGCAATGGAAAGAAAAAAGCAATCGGATGCCGAAGCAAAGATTGCTGTTTTACAAGAGCAGATTAAAGCTATCTCTTAG
- a CDS encoding T9SS type A sorting domain-containing protein — translation MKSFKVILSVTAVILAIFLFIPENNTPIDFNSVYKAPSESPRARKSWDAKRLTNSQGVVPKNIRTKELRFAQSLPNDLNNSNLTWTAEGPYNVGGRTRALAYDVTDENTLIAGGASGGIWRSTDLGQSWNKMTRHFQLHNVTCIAQDTRPGKENIWYYGTGELAGNSASGDGAYFDGNGIYKSIDNGLTWDSISSTADNNPAGGFNVFDFAWNIALDPSNLDEDEMYMATYGSILRSVDGGESWLEEVGGGNAYYTNVDITSEGVVYATLSSDGTGKGIWRSADGMEWTNIIPDGFGNVYGRTAIGINPSNENEVYFLTAETENSGQYTNTFFGGETWTSFWKYTYLCGDGNDTCGNWVNLSANIPANRPTTFDNFNAQGGYDLLVKVKPDEPNVVFIGGTNLWRSTDGFTSDSNTVQIGGYFEGSDHGYGNWDIYSKHHPDQHDLLFLPSDNNIILSANDGGVYKSTNCMASPHLWQSLNNGYQTTQLYAVNFGKGTSDLIVGGFQDNGNFITISDDETDSWVMPFNGDGCYSVVADNEEDFYLQIQRGVLFKMKLNAQGQVMAYNRMDPLDADTSDYDFINYLVMDPNDDDIIYFNNNTTLWRNNDAGNYPYNNSKERTNIGWEAFTDTSLNPISCMDVSTSPANTVYLGTQRSLVYRIDNANVGDPELVQLSSLGIGNNKYISAVEVDPTNSDRVLVLASNYSTYSIVFTDNGGQSWKRVAGNLEDNIAGGGNGPSMRTAEIAVLGSDTLYIVGGSTGLYATDKLEGYDTEWTQIGTEIIGNVVVENIRYRESDGKLIVGTHGTGVYSTIITSIYDVFPDLVGVQEVDDKTKVSVFPNPAKDKAIVEWSNDIVVNRIIVSDASGKIVLSQKTTTNSFQLQTSNWEKGIYFITLKGEQVEQTQKLVIN, via the coding sequence ATGAAGTCTTTTAAAGTTATTCTAAGTGTCACTGCAGTTATTTTGGCAATCTTTTTATTTATTCCAGAAAATAACACCCCTATTGATTTCAACAGTGTGTACAAAGCACCATCTGAATCTCCTAGAGCTAGAAAATCATGGGACGCTAAACGATTAACAAACAGTCAGGGTGTTGTACCCAAAAATATCAGAACCAAAGAATTGCGTTTTGCTCAAAGCTTGCCCAATGACCTCAATAATTCTAATCTTACTTGGACAGCAGAAGGCCCTTATAATGTAGGTGGAAGAACTAGAGCTTTGGCCTATGATGTTACAGATGAAAACACCCTAATTGCTGGCGGGGCATCTGGAGGAATTTGGCGCTCTACGGACTTAGGACAAAGTTGGAACAAAATGACGAGACATTTCCAACTGCATAATGTAACCTGTATTGCACAAGATACTAGACCAGGCAAAGAAAACATCTGGTACTATGGTACTGGAGAATTAGCAGGAAACTCAGCCTCTGGCGATGGAGCCTATTTTGATGGTAATGGTATTTACAAGTCTATTGACAACGGCTTGACATGGGATTCTATAAGCTCTACCGCGGACAATAACCCTGCAGGAGGGTTTAATGTTTTTGATTTTGCTTGGAATATTGCTTTAGACCCTTCAAATCTTGATGAAGATGAAATGTACATGGCAACCTACGGTAGTATTTTACGCTCCGTAGATGGCGGAGAAAGTTGGCTGGAAGAGGTGGGCGGTGGAAATGCCTATTACACTAATGTGGATATTACTTCTGAAGGAGTAGTGTATGCCACACTTAGCTCTGATGGAACAGGTAAAGGAATATGGCGTTCTGCAGATGGTATGGAATGGACGAATATTATTCCTGATGGATTTGGAAATGTATATGGAAGAACAGCAATAGGAATAAATCCTTCTAATGAGAACGAGGTGTATTTCTTAACCGCAGAAACTGAAAATTCTGGACAATACACCAATACCTTTTTTGGAGGAGAAACCTGGACATCCTTTTGGAAATATACCTACCTGTGTGGTGATGGTAATGACACTTGTGGAAACTGGGTAAATCTTTCAGCTAATATACCAGCTAATCGCCCCACTACCTTTGATAATTTTAATGCTCAAGGTGGATACGATTTATTAGTGAAAGTAAAACCTGATGAGCCAAATGTAGTGTTTATTGGAGGCACGAACTTGTGGCGTTCAACAGACGGTTTTACTTCTGACAGTAATACTGTTCAGATAGGTGGCTACTTTGAAGGCTCTGACCATGGCTACGGAAACTGGGATATTTATAGCAAACATCATCCAGACCAACACGACCTTTTATTTTTACCTTCTGACAACAATATTATTTTGAGTGCAAATGATGGCGGTGTTTATAAATCTACAAACTGCATGGCTAGTCCACACTTATGGCAAAGTCTTAACAACGGCTACCAAACTACTCAATTGTATGCGGTAAACTTTGGAAAAGGAACAAGTGACTTAATAGTTGGAGGATTTCAAGATAATGGAAATTTTATCACTATCAGTGATGATGAAACAGACAGTTGGGTGATGCCTTTTAATGGCGATGGATGTTATAGCGTGGTCGCTGATAATGAAGAAGATTTCTACCTTCAAATTCAAAGAGGCGTATTATTCAAAATGAAATTAAATGCTCAAGGTCAAGTAATGGCTTATAACAGAATGGACCCACTAGATGCCGATACTTCGGATTATGATTTTATCAATTATTTGGTTATGGACCCCAATGATGATGACATCATTTATTTCAATAACAATACAACGCTTTGGAGAAATAATGATGCTGGTAATTATCCATATAACAATTCAAAAGAAAGAACAAATATTGGTTGGGAAGCCTTTACAGATACATCTTTAAATCCCATCAGTTGTATGGACGTGTCTACTTCTCCTGCTAATACGGTTTACTTGGGAACACAGAGAAGTTTAGTTTACAGAATAGATAATGCAAATGTTGGAGACCCTGAGTTAGTACAATTATCTAGCCTTGGAATTGGAAATAATAAATACATCTCTGCAGTAGAAGTTGACCCTACTAATTCTGACCGTGTATTGGTGTTAGCCTCCAATTATTCTACTTACAGTATTGTTTTTACAGACAATGGTGGACAAAGCTGGAAAAGAGTTGCTGGAAACTTAGAGGATAATATTGCAGGTGGTGGTAATGGCCCATCTATGCGTACTGCTGAAATTGCTGTCCTAGGAAGTGATACCTTGTACATTGTAGGAGGAAGTACTGGACTATACGCTACGGATAAACTCGAAGGTTATGATACCGAATGGACGCAAATAGGAACTGAAATAATAGGAAATGTAGTTGTAGAAAATATACGCTACAGAGAAAGTGATGGTAAACTTATTGTTGGAACTCATGGTACTGGCGTTTATTCAACTATTATAACATCCATTTATGATGTCTTTCCAGATTTAGTTGGCGTTCAAGAGGTAGATGATAAGACAAAGGTTAGTGTTTTTCCTAACCCAGCAAAAGACAAAGCTATTGTTGAATGGTCAAACGATATTGTTGTCAATAGAATAATAGTATCAGATGCTAGTGGAAAGATTGTTCTTAGTCAAAAAACAACTACTAATTCGTTTCAATTGCAAACATCTAATTGGGAGAAAGGAATTTACTTTATTACTCTTAAGGGAGAACAAGTAGAACAGACTCAAAAACTAGTTATCAACTAA
- the hemG gene encoding protoporphyrinogen oxidase, producing the protein MHIASIKKNTVILGAGITGLSTAHYLSLKNEDFLVLEKNNRVGGNISSEIKEGFIVENGPNTVLLNNDSIINLIKVYDLWDTISVPKESAESNRYVLLNDKLHLLPRNPSEFFKSPLLSLKEKLRLFKEPFIQKHKQNTSVADFVKTRFGEGILHQFVEPFVTGIYSGNTHNMSAKHTLKLLWEAEQEYGSVIKGMAKKKKKSKAKMFNLPNGLSQLTNAIAKQLNAHIQLDCQIKKIEKKDNGYIIETAKDTISCQNIISTLPAYALAHYVNNERLKNCLEDVEYVPVDVFHFGFNKSDINNHSQGFGVLSKASDKKHFLGILFNSRIFSHVSPTEKELFTVIVGGSRQKELCQLEPSKLKSLVLEEFMELMEVNNEPIFSNHYRYSKGIPQYNLNHQSLLDAIQNFENNNPNFYILGNYFDGISVSDSVSKADNFIQTNF; encoded by the coding sequence TTGCACATCGCTTCTATAAAAAAAAATACCGTTATTCTAGGCGCTGGCATTACTGGACTCAGCACAGCTCATTATTTATCACTAAAAAATGAAGATTTTTTAGTACTGGAAAAAAACAATAGAGTAGGTGGAAATATATCCTCAGAAATAAAAGAGGGTTTTATTGTAGAAAATGGTCCTAATACCGTTTTGCTAAACAACGATTCCATTATCAATCTCATCAAAGTTTATGACTTATGGGACACTATCAGCGTTCCAAAAGAATCAGCAGAGAGCAATAGGTATGTGTTATTGAATGATAAATTGCACCTTCTACCAAGAAATCCTTCAGAATTTTTTAAAAGTCCACTGTTGTCTTTGAAAGAAAAGTTAAGACTCTTTAAAGAACCATTCATTCAAAAGCATAAACAAAATACTTCTGTTGCCGATTTTGTAAAAACACGCTTTGGAGAAGGTATCTTACACCAATTCGTTGAACCTTTCGTGACAGGTATTTATTCTGGAAACACCCATAATATGAGTGCCAAACATACCCTTAAATTACTATGGGAAGCAGAACAAGAATATGGTAGCGTAATTAAAGGTATGGCTAAAAAAAAGAAAAAGTCCAAAGCCAAAATGTTTAACTTGCCTAATGGATTATCTCAATTAACAAATGCCATAGCTAAACAATTGAACGCTCACATTCAATTGGATTGTCAGATTAAAAAAATTGAAAAAAAGGATAACGGCTACATTATTGAGACAGCCAAGGATACCATAAGTTGTCAAAATATTATATCAACACTACCCGCCTATGCACTAGCCCATTATGTAAATAATGAAAGGCTAAAAAATTGCCTTGAAGATGTTGAATATGTTCCAGTTGATGTTTTTCATTTCGGTTTCAATAAAAGTGATATAAATAACCACTCTCAAGGTTTTGGTGTTTTGAGTAAGGCAAGTGACAAGAAACATTTTTTAGGAATTCTATTCAACAGTCGTATTTTCTCTCATGTTTCTCCAACAGAAAAAGAGCTATTCACCGTTATAGTTGGCGGTAGCAGACAAAAGGAGTTGTGTCAATTAGAACCCTCAAAATTAAAATCATTAGTACTTGAAGAATTTATGGAGTTAATGGAAGTAAACAATGAACCTATTTTCTCTAATCATTATAGGTATTCGAAGGGTATTCCTCAGTACAATTTAAATCATCAATCTCTTCTTGATGCTATTCAGAATTTTGAAAATAATAATCCTAATTTTTATATATTAGGGAACTATTTTGACGGTATTTCTGTTAGCGATAGTGTTTCAAAAGCTGATAATTTTATACAAACTAATTTCTAA